Proteins from one Salmo salar chromosome ssa29, Ssal_v3.1, whole genome shotgun sequence genomic window:
- the LOC106590447 gene encoding ligand of Numb protein X 2 — protein MGSPGWEVGPARPVEPVLEALCPECGQIHRAWENHLYNYRLEVDDDLVCHICLQPLVQPLDTPCGHTFCARCLRSFLQERDFCPLDRERLHLQVCRRSSILVHKLLDKLSVSCPLAPACSLSMPRCDLEAHLKHRCPGTRSQQTNLQGPPCDHGEEGSMVTSPPRSPRSLQTETDLREESSPSPPGGTTSSSVPMWTDEPGLDNPAFEESTEEDSVVGLECVVPRVKRPLSNPCIHLLRTASSTSSGWDCPESPPLSAEEGCVKLPSIPEGEITTIEVHRSNPYVELGISIVGGNETPLINVVIQEVYRDGVIARDGRLLAGDQILQVNSVDISNVPHNFARSTFARPCAMLQLTVLRERRCASRPPPFTTRSVPHAPCSTPESTPSSPASLRITLHKRDSSEQLGIKLVRRTDEVGVFVLDLLDGGLAAKDGRLCSNDRVLAVNEQDLRHGTPEQAAQIIQASGERVFLLIGRPSKPTPPPSSTSNRDLYCHDHFLPNHHHHHHYSFSPSPSPSPAPTCAHLARPSTHRDLSQCVTCNEKHITVMKEPHESLGMTVAGGRGSKSGELPIFVTSVQPHGCLSRDGRIKRGDILLSINGQDLTYLSHSEAVGTLKASAASPSVQLRALEVSMVEEPGQVQSSEDQLFPPHHHTHNSDYDSSWSPSWVLWLGLPSYLHSSHEIVLRRSHPGSWGFSIVGGYEENHSNQAFFIKTIVLGTPAYYDGRLKCGDMIVAVNGLSTAGMSHSALVPMLKEQRSRVALTVVSWPGSLA, from the exons ATGGGCAGCCCCGGCTGGGAG GTGGGTCCGGCACGGCCGGTGGAGCCCGTGCTGGAGGCCTTGTGTCCAGAGTGTGGTCAGATCCACCGGGCCTGGGAGAACCACCTCTATAACTACCGCCTGGAGGTGGACGATGACCTGGTGTGTCACATCTGTCTGCAGCCCCTGGTCCAGCCCCTGGACACACCCTGCGGACACACCTTCTGTGCCCGGTGCCTCCGCAGCTTCCTCCAGGAGCGGGACTTCTGCCCGCTGGACCGGGAGCGGCTACATCTGCAGGTGTGCAGGCGGAGCAGCATCCTGGTACACAAGCTGCTTGACAAgctgtctgtgtcctgtcccCTGGCCCCGGCCTGCAGCCTCAGCATGCCCCGCTGTGACCTGGAGGCTCACCTCAAACACAG gTGTCCGGGGACACGGTCTCAGCAGACCAATTTACAGGGCCCACCATGTGATCACGGGGAGGAGGGATCCATGGTGACCAGCCCACCCAGGTCCCCCCGTTCCCTCCAGACGGAGACAGACCTGCGGGAGGAGAGCTCCCCCTCGCCCCCTGGTGGCACCACCAGCAGCAGTGTTCCCATGTGGACTGATGAGCCTGGACTGGACAACCCTGCCTTTGAGGAGAGCACTGAGGAGGACA gtgtGGTAGGGTTGGAGTGTGTGGTGCCCAGGGTAAAGCGACCCCTCAGTAACCCCTGCATCCACCTCCTCCGTACCGCCAGCTCCACCTCCTCAGGGTGGGACTGCCCCGAGTCCCCGCCCCTCTCCGCAGAAGAAG GTTGTGTGAAGCTGCCGTCCATTCCAGAGGGTGAGATCACCACCATCGAGGTCCACCGCTCCAACCCCTATGTAGAACTTGGCATCAGCATTGTCGGGGGCAACGAGACGCCCCTTATCAACGTGGTGATCCAGGAAGTTTACCGTGACGGGGTCATTGCTCGAGATGGCAGGCTTCTGGCCGGAGACCAGATACTGCAG gTCAACAGTGTAGACATCAGCAACGTGCCCCATAACTTTGCCCGCTCCACGTTTGCACGCCCCTGTGCCATGCTACAGCTCACTGTCCTGAGAGAGCGCCGCTGTGCCTCTCGCCCGCCCCCTTTCACCACTCGTTCTGTGCCTCACGCCCCCTGCTCCACCCCAGAGAGCACCCCGTCCAGCCCTGCCAGCCTGAGGATCACCCTGCACAAGCGGGACTCGTCAGAGCAGCTGGGCATCAAGCTGGTGCGGAGGACGGACGAGGTGGGGGTGTTTGTGTTAGACCTGCTGGACGGCGGCCTAGCGGCCAAGGACGGGAGGCTGTGTAGTAACGACCGTGTGCTGGCGGTCAATGAACAAGACCTACGCCATGGCACGCCTGAACAGGCTGCTCAGATCATACAG GCCAGCGGCGAGAGAGTTTTTCTACTGATTGGCCGGCCCAGTAAGCCTACCCCTCCACCAAGCTCCACTTCCAACAGAGACCTGTACTGCCATGACCACTTCCTccccaatcaccaccaccaccaccactacagcttctcccccagccccagccccagcccagcgCCTACCTGTGCCCACCTGGCTCGCCCCAGCACCCACAGA gaccTGTCCCAGTGTGTGACGTGTAATGAGAAACACATCACTGTTATGAAGGAGCCTCATGAGTCTCTGGGTATGACCGTGGCCGGGGGGCGGGGCAGCAAGAGCGGCGAGCTGCCCATCTTTGTGACCAGCGTCCAACCACACGGCTGCCTGTCACGTGATGGACGAATCAAACGAG GTGACATCCTCCTGAGTATCAATGGCCAGGACCTGACCTACCTGAGCCACAGTGAGGCGGTGGGTACCCTGAAGGCCAGCGCAGCATCGCCCTCCGTCCAGCTGAGGGCCCTGGAGGTCAGCATGGTGGAGGAGCCGGGCCAGGTTCAGAGCTCCGAGGACCAGCTGTTtcccccacaccaccacacacacaactcagACTACGACTCCTCCTGGTCCCCTTCTTGGGTCTTGTGGCTCGGCCTGCCCAG ctacctTCACAGTAGCCATGAGATTGTTCTGCGTAGAAGTCACCCTGGGAGCTGGGGCTTCAGCATCGTCGGGGGATACGAGGAAAACCATAGCAACCAGGCATTCTTCATCAAGACCATTGTCCTTGGAACACCTGCATACTACGATGGCCGCCTCAA GTGTGGGGACATGATAGTGGCGGTTAATGGACTGTCTACGGCTGGTATGAGCCACTCAGCCCTGGTACCTATGCTGAAGGAGCAGCGGAGCAGAGTGGCTCTCACCGTGGTCTCCTGGCCTGGCAGCCTGGCATAG